The following are from one region of the Mixophyes fleayi isolate aMixFle1 chromosome 7, aMixFle1.hap1, whole genome shotgun sequence genome:
- the LOC142097492 gene encoding uncharacterized protein LOC142097492 isoform X1: MIRFLLLLLLLPRAELFTNITDEVESSTRTILGAQFNMTSPSQTKLRKSPASRGPPNKAAMPHTPTPKDGKIHHRLKDSFITSAKVLTVQGDGKKSATNSTHLNATHNQQRSSTQYGTHWQATKRSNTTKSHLLGESSQKRLSIRKAPTPPSKIKSAMRSTMKNPSARYQSPPHLHHRNVTAKPGTRHFQYSNNVTEPSTSTKSHRAVTPPLRHALKFGQKNTPTAADKVKHFQLDTQAMTQLNRQLKENANATSVLFNTVINNNSNSFANNPFRTAQSYPIFTSTHGRRTILYERNSLNTQDHVLSSENMTLVPQMDKLINISRTGIFRGLNSPGAQKSRIIQEFKSDVNVGIPDGKVIHNHTKPNWRETVSSTELSWLTQDESVPFRPEITTQVGLSEPTWTDTMVTQTERTSDKQTHLDVHSHGRVEAFTQVHSRVRTTVQAEVKMQSDTGQEDQAGSDLVAHRQIQPNWPHFHRHRHPELSLQNQTGNNTLSQHKRTSQIRPGGSELGKHHLKYIHNYTRPHSPEYNEHLLEQQIQTTPFSPAQIHPDIQEQPESTTQIQPSHQNQPRFQTEPTPNIQKHVTIQKDVSLNTDLLNVLSHLSIVQEKHTEPEVTTQSLSTPLTTTQTQLSSHSLLNLTSQGQVDLAIQTQQAVTSYNESLITYSQPELHKLNSLEKESQSEINTKLLTQKHPITLTKYHTKQTIAYNIATNTQLELTTQFQPELTTQTKQHHTQLEVTTYIQPQVIKYTRSKITTSTHPELTTHTELDLTLISQAEVTTHSQPKITSQTPPELMVSTQPGLRRQSQPEQHTQSQPEQHTQSQPAQPRQSQPAQPRQSQPEQQTQSQPEQHTQSQPEQHTQSQPEQQTQSQPEQHTQSQPEQHTQSQPEQQTQSQPEQHTQSQPEQQTQSQPEQHTQSQPEQHTQSQPEQQTQSQPEQHTQSQPEQHTQSQPEQQTQSQPEQQTQSQPEQHTQSQPAQPRQSQPEQHTQSQPEQQTQSQPAQPRQSQPAQPRQSQPAQPRQSQPEQQTQSQPEQQTQSQPEQHTQSQPEQHTQSQPEQHTQSQPEQHTQSQPAQPRQSQPEQHTQSQPEQHTQSQPEQHTQSQPEQHTQSQPEQHTQSQPEQHTQSQPEQHTQSQPEQHTQSQPAQHTQSQPEQQTQSQPEQHTQSQPEQHTQSQPEQHTQSQPELTKHTQQQLSRNIWPVLFTQALPDLVRNNLLGEVTQTLPHVITGAQPLLTTQSSPNLVTLIHINERQPEPITDSQSKLNEPRPTTQSKTDFPTQTEPITKTKTRPPTQTGPITERGTGSPTQTEPITERETGSPTQTEPITETTTESLTQTESIPENNTELPTQTQPIINTKIGLPTQTQPITNTKIGSPTQTDQVSNSKSEVATQTEPVTKSKAETRTQTERIRNSKSVPTTQHNVESTTHSEPITSKETKYTTYTKLIIANKTESLTQTSIVSHRRNTTEQTSGSMTEATIQTQPNTLLELTTPHHIQSPTHREQIKSTQTQPDLSTQAYHQQTTRARPELITKDEPGMQTSKKQATSIPEIPSISDRHFTSDMTSRNRTEASSPSQTSGPQSPSQNGIWDSGVTLGWDMGDFYPTSRHTSDSPNGLTTKAKSYEPEDSGSTKSLPSPQSNTFTPQTLGEVMSAQPGRDRIFIVDEQQPVFKVQTINVTHRMNAYHRAACEQPDPCRALYLQELTSAYKSAPGFDKIEILNVTLAGTVVEYKVLFTVRAGTAMSAAQELVLTNPNLLFGSSATSEKTFISSIHNASLADHADPCADWFSCPLEFQCVPQRELSALCLSPCHSTFCHNNGICIHRKGQQPECQCPIGRDFWYMGQTCDYRMSHHRLAAIACAVVFCIIICAAAAVFFLVRRFQTQILQQKVAQTQSSYRRFSRFDDVPTQFWCPSQTWLTASASLNSLDNPAFSSSEEVFPLQALGSCVCGCQDGARTSAPIIPPQPPAGAPRLETSCSSVNDLMIDSGKASDVSVCSWPMEPIHWTPFPILHQLSLQSPFHARRPHSYFEGMELVNTERSWTA; encoded by the exons ATGATCCGCTTCCTTCTGCTGCTTTTGCTGCTTCCCCGGGCCG AGCTTTTTACCAATATTACCGATGAAGTGGAATCTTCTACAAGAACTATTTTGGGAGCTCAGTTTAACATGACTTCCCCTTCCCAGACCAAGCTCCGAAAATCGCCAGCATCCCGTGGTCCCCCAAACAAAGCAGCTATGCCACACACCCCCACTCCTAAAGACGGCAAAATTCACCATCGCTTAAAGGATTCTTTCATAACATCAGCTAAAGTCCTCACGGTACAAGGAGATGGGAAAAAAAGTGCTACAAACTCTACCCACTTAAATGCCACCCATAATCAGCAAAGAAGCTCTACACAATATGGAACTCACTGGCAAGCAACCAAGAGGTCTAATACTACTAAGAGCCATCTATTGGGAGAGTCTTCCCAGAAGAGACTGAGCATCAGGAAAGCACCGACCCCTCCTAGCAAGATCAAGAGTGCAATGAGGTCTACAATGAAGAACCCATCTGCCCGATATCAAAGCCCACCACATTTACATCATAGAAATGTGACTGCAAAACCTGGAACCAGACATTTCCAGTACTCAAATAACGTAACAGAACCGTCCACCAGCACCAAATCACACCGGGCTGTCACACCTCCGCTGAGACATGCTTTAAAATTTGGTCAAAAGAACACCCCGACAGCCGCAGATAAAGTAAAACATTTCCAGCTGGACACACAGGCCATGACGCAGCTCAACAGGCAACTGAAAGAAAATGCAAATGCCACGTCGGTATTGTTTAATACTGTAATAAATAACAATTCTAACTCCTTCGCTAATAATCCCTTCCGTACCGCTCAATCATATCCAATTTTTACATCAACACATGGGAGAAGGACAATATTGTATGAACGGAATTCTCTGAATACCCAAGATCATGTATTGAGCTCAGAAAACATGACCTTGGTGCCTCAAATGGATAAGCTTATAAACATCTCAAGGACTGGAATTTTTAGAGGATTAAATTCACCAGGGGCACAAAAATCCAGAATAATTCAAGAGTTCAAATCAGATGTAAATGTAGGGATACCAGATGGAAAGGTGATACATAACCATACCAAACCAAACTGGAGAGAAACGGTCTCCTCAACAGAACTTTCTTGGCTCACTCAGGATGAAAGTGTTCCGTTCCGACCTGAAATAACCACACAGGTCGGCCTAAGTGAGCCTACATGGACGGACACCATGGTCACTCAAACTGAAAGAACTTCTGATAAACAAACCCATCTAGATGTCCATTCTCATGGGCGGGTGGAAGCTTTTACGCAGGTTCATAGTCGAGTGAGGACAACTGTCCAAGCAGAAGTAAAAATGCAAAGTGATACAGGACAAGAGGACCAGGCTGGGTCAGATTTGGTGGCACACAGACAAATTCAGCCTAACTGGCCACATTTCCACAGACATAGACATCCAGAGCTAAGTTTACAGAATCAAACTGGAAATAACACCTTATCTCAGCATAAACGAACGTCACAAATAAGACCAGGAGGTTCAGAACTAGGCAAAcaccatttaaaatatatacacaactaCACCCGACCACATTCACCTGAGTATAATGAACACCTGCTAGAACAACAGATACAAACAACTCCATTTTCCCCAGCACAAATACATCCAGACATACAGGAACAGCCAGAGTCAACCACACAAATACAACCAAGCCATCAAAATCAACCACGATTCCAGACCGAGCCAACACCAAATATCCAGAAGCATGTAACCATTCAAAAGGATGTTAGTTTAAATACAGATCTATTAAACGTCTTGTCTCACTTAAGCATTGTACAGGAGAAACACACAGAACCTGAAGTAACCACACAAAGTCTTTCAACACCACttacaacaacacaaacacaactAAGTAGCCATAGTTTGCTGAACCTAACTTCACAGGGTCAAGTTGATCTAGCAATACAAACCCAACAGGCGGTAacctcatataatgaatcattgaTTACATATAGTCAACCAGAACTGCACAAACTAAACAGTCTGGAAAAAGAGAGCCAATCAGAGATCAACACAAAATTATTAACCCAAAAACATCCAATAACTTTGACAAAATAccacacaaaacaaacaatagcatataatatagccacaaatACCCAGCTGGAACTGACCACACAATTCCAGCCGGAGCTAACCACACAGACCAAGCAACATCATACCCAGCTGGAGGTAACTACATATATCCAACCACAAGTAATCAAATACACCCGGTCAAAGATAACCACATCAACCCATCCAGAACTAACCACACATACTGAGCTAGACTTAACCCTAATCTCACAGGCAGAGGTTACAACACATTCCCAGCCAAAGATAACCTCACAGACCCCACCAGAGCTAATGGTGAGCACCCAACCAGGGCTACGAAGACAAAGCCAACCAGAGCAACACACACAGAGCCAACCAGAGCAACACACACAGAGCCAACCAGCGCAACCAAGACAGAGCCAACCAGCGCAACCAAGACAGAGCCAACCAGAGCAACAAACACAGAGCCAACCAGAGCAACACACACAGAGCCAACCAGAGCAACACACACAGAGCCAACCAGAGCAACAAACACAGAGCCAACCAGAGCAACACACACAGAGCCAACCAGAGCAACACACACAGAGCCAACCAGAGCAACAAACACAGAGCCAACCAGAGCAACACACACAGAGCCAACCAGAGCAACAAACACAGAGCCAACCAGAGCAACACACACAGAGCCAACCAGAGCAACACACACAGAGCCAACCAGAGCAACAAACACAGAGCCAACCAGAGCAACACACACAGAGCCAACCAGAGCAACACACACAGAGCCAACCAGAGCAACAAACACAGAGCCAACCAGAGCAACAAACACAGAGCCAACCAGAGCAACACACACAGAGCCAACCAGCGCAACCAAGACAGAGCCAACCAGAGCAACACACACAGAGCCAACCAGAGCAACAAACACAGAGCCAACCAGCGCAACCAAGACAGAGCCAACCAGCGCAACCAAGACAGAGCCAACCAGCGCAACCAAGACAGAGCCAACCAGAGCAACAAACACAGAGCCAACCAGAGCAACAAACACAGAGCCAACCAGAGCAACACACACAGAGCCAACCAGAGCAACACACACAGAGCCAGCCAGAGCAACACACACAGAGCCAGCCAGAGCAACACACACAGAGCCAACCAGCGCAACCAAGACAGAGCCAACCAGAGCAACACACACAGAGCCAGCCAGAGCAACACACACAGAGCCAACCAGAGCAACACACACAGAGCCAACCAGAGCAACACACACAGAGCCAACCAGAGCAACACACACAGAGCCAACCAGAGCAACACACACAGAGCCAGCCAGAGCAACACACACAGAGCCAGCCAGAGCAACACACACAGAGCCAACCAGCGCAACACACACAGAGCCAACCAGAGCAACAAACACAGAGCCAACCAGAGCAACACACACAAAGCCAACCAGAGCAACACACACAGAGCCAACCAGAGCAACACACACAGAGCCAACCAGAACTAACCAAACACACCCAGCAACAGCTATCTAGAAACATCTGGCCAGTGTTATTTACACAAGCACTGCCTGACCTAGTAAGAAATAACCTATTGGGGGAAGTCACACAGACACTTCCTCATGTTATCACAGGGGCCCAACCACTGCTCACCACACAGAGCTCACCAAACCTTGTAACATTAATACATATCAATGAAAGACAACCAGAACCAATCACAGATAGCCAGTCTAAACTAAATGAGCCAAGACCAACTACACAAAGCAAGACAGATTTTCCTACACAAACAGAACCAATCACGAAGACCAAGACAAGACCACCCACACAAACTGGACCAAtaacagaaagggggacaggatcACCCACACAAACTGAACCAATaacagaaagggagacaggatcaCCCACACAAACAGAACCAATCACAGAGACCACGACTGAGTCACTCACACAAACTGAATCGATACCAGAAAACAATACAGAATTACCTACACAAACACAGCCAATCATAAACACCAAGATAGGattacccacgcaaacacaaccAATCACAAATACAAAGATAGGATCACCTACACAAACTGATCAAGTGTCAAACAGCAAATCAGAAGTCGCCACACAAACCGAACCAGTCACAAAGAGCAAGGCAGAAACAcgcacacaaacagagagaatCAGAAACAGCAAATCAGTGCCAACTACGCAGCATAATGTGGAATCCACCACACACAGTGAGCCAATTACaagtaaagaaacaaaatataccACATATACAAAACTAATCATAGCAAACAAAACTGAATCACTTACACAAACAAGTATAGTGAGCCACAGAAGAAATACAACAGAACAAACGTCTGGGAGCATGACAGAAGCAACCATTCAAACTCAACCAAACACCCTTCTAGAACTAACCACACCTCATCATATTCAATCTCCAACTCACAGAGAACAAATAAAATCAACACAGACACAACCAGACCTGAGTACTCAGGCGTATCACCAACAAACCACAAGGGCCAGGCCAGAGTTGATTACCAAGGACGAACCTGGCATGCAAACATCAAAAAAGCAAGCAACCTccattccagagattccaagtaTAAGTGACCGCCATTTTACGTCAGACATGACGTCAAGGAATAGGACTGAGGCATCTAGCCCATCACAAACTAGTGGTCCGCAAAGTCCTTCTCAAAATGGTATATGGGACTCTGGAGTAACTCTAGGTTGGGATATGGGAGATTTTTACCCCACATCAAGACATACTTCCGACAGTCCCAATGGTCTTACTACGAAAGCAAAGAGCTATGAACCTGAAGACTCTGGGTCAACCAAATCATTACCTTCACCACAATCCAACACCTTCACCCCTCAGACACTTGGTGAGGTGATGTCTGCTCAGCCCGGAAGAGACAGGATCTTCATTGTAGATGAGCAACAACCGGTCTTTAAAG TGCAAACAATTAATGTCACTCACAGAATGAATGCGTACCACCGTGCAGCGTGTGAGCAGCCGGACCCCTGCCGAGCACTCTATCTACAAGAG TTGACTTCAGCTTACAAGTCGGCTCCGGGATTTGATAAGATTGAGATTCTGAATGTGAC GTTGGCCGGGACTGTCGTAGAATACAAAGTGCTGTTCACTGTGCGAGCAGGGACTGCTATGTCTGCAGCACAGGAACTGGTCCTTACTAACCCAAACTTGCTTTTCGGTTCCTCTGCAACATCAGAGAAAACCTTCATCTCCAGCATCCACAATGCTTCCCTGGCAG ATCACGCTGACCCTTGTGCGGACTGGTTCTCTTGTCCCCTGGAATTCCAATGTGTGCCTCAGCGTGAACTTAGCGCCCTCTGTCTGTCACCTTGTCATAGCACCTTCTGCCACAACAACGGTATCTGTATCCATCGCAAAGGGCAGCAGCCAGAGTGCCA GTGCCCAATTGGCAGAGACTTCTGGTACATGGGACAAACCTGCGACTACCGGATGAGTCATCACCGCCTTGCCGCCATCGCCTGTGCGGTTGTGTTTTGCATTATCATTTGCGCTGCAGCTGCTGTTTTCTTCCTGGTTCGCAGGTTTCAGACGCAGATCCTCCAACAGAAAGTGGCTCAGACACAGAGCAG TTACAGGAGGTTCAGTCGCTTCGATGATGTCCCCACACAGTTCTGGTGTCCCTCTCAAACATGGCTGACAGCCTCGGCCTCGCTCAATTCCCTGGATAACCCGGCGTTCAGCAGCTCTGAAGAGGTGTTTCCACTGCAAGCCCTGGGGAGCTGCGTGTGTGGCTGCCAGGACGGAGCACGGACCAGCGCCCCAATCATCCCACCACAACCACCTGCAGGGGCCCCCAG
- the LOC142097492 gene encoding uncharacterized protein LOC142097492 isoform X2: protein MIRFLLLLLLLPRAELFTNITDEVESSTRTILGAQFNMTSPSQTKLRKSPASRGPPNKAAMPHTPTPKDGKIHHRLKDSFITSAKVLTVQGDGKKSATNSTHLNATHNQQRSSTQYGTHWQATKRSNTTKSHLLGESSQKRLSIRKAPTPPSKIKSAMRSTMKNPSARYQSPPHLHHRNVTAKPGTRHFQYSNNVTEPSTSTKSHRAVTPPLRHALKFGQKNTPTAADKVKHFQLDTQAMTQLNRQLKENANATSVLFNTVINNNSNSFANNPFRTAQSYPIFTSTHGRRTILYERNSLNTQDHVLSSENMTLVPQMDKLINISRTGIFRGLNSPGAQKSRIIQEFKSDVNVGIPDGKVIHNHTKPNWRETVSSTELSWLTQDESVPFRPEITTQVGLSEPTWTDTMVTQTERTSDKQTHLDVHSHGRVEAFTQVHSRVRTTVQAEVKMQSDTGQEDQAGSDLVAHRQIQPNWPHFHRHRHPELSLQNQTGNNTLSQHKRTSQIRPGGSELGKHHLKYIHNYTRPHSPEYNEHLLEQQIQTTPFSPAQIHPDIQEQPESTTQIQPSHQNQPRFQTEPTPNIQKHVTIQKDVSLNTDLLNVLSHLSIVQEKHTEPEVTTQSLSTPLTTTQTQLSSHSLLNLTSQGQVDLAIQTQQAVTSYNESLITYSQPELHKLNSLEKESQSEINTKLLTQKHPITLTKYHTKQTIAYNIATNTQLELTTQFQPELTTQTKQHHTQLEVTTYIQPQVIKYTRSKITTSTHPELTTHTELDLTLISQAEVTTHSQPKITSQTPPELMVSTQPGLRRQSQPEQHTQSQPEQHTQSQPAQPRQSQPAQPRQSQPEQQTQSQPEQHTQSQPEQHTQSQPEQQTQSQPEQHTQSQPEQHTQSQPEQQTQSQPEQHTQSQPEQQTQSQPEQHTQSQPEQHTQSQPEQQTQSQPEQHTQSQPEQHTQSQPEQQTQSQPEQQTQSQPEQHTQSQPAQPRQSQPEQHTQSQPEQQTQSQPAQPRQSQPAQPRQSQPAQPRQSQPEQQTQSQPEQQTQSQPEQHTQSQPEQHTQSQPEQHTQSQPEQHTQSQPAQPRQSQPEQHTQSQPEQHTQSQPEQHTQSQPEQHTQSQPEQHTQSQPEQHTQSQPEQHTQSQPEQHTQSQPAQHTQSQPEQQTQSQPEQHTQSQPEQHTQSQPEQHTQSQPELTKHTQQQLSRNIWPVLFTQALPDLVRNNLLGEVTQTLPHVITGAQPLLTTQSSPNLVTLIHINERQPEPITDSQSKLNEPRPTTQSKTDFPTQTEPITKTKTRPPTQTGPITERGTGSPTQTEPITERETGSPTQTEPITETTTESLTQTESIPENNTELPTQTQPIINTKIGLPTQTQPITNTKIGSPTQTDQVSNSKSEVATQTEPVTKSKAETRTQTERIRNSKSVPTTQHNVESTTHSEPITSKETKYTTYTKLIIANKTESLTQTSIVSHRRNTTEQTSGSMTEATIQTQPNTLLELTTPHHIQSPTHREQIKSTQTQPDLSTQAYHQQTTRARPELITKDEPGMQTSKKQATSIPEIPSISDRHFTSDMTSRNRTEASSPSQTSGPQSPSQNGIWDSGVTLGWDMGDFYPTSRHTSDSPNGLTTKAKSYEPEDSGSTKSLPSPQSNTFTPQTLGEVMSAQPGRDRIFIVDEQQPVFKDHTVTSSVSILFSISANN, encoded by the exons ATGATCCGCTTCCTTCTGCTGCTTTTGCTGCTTCCCCGGGCCG AGCTTTTTACCAATATTACCGATGAAGTGGAATCTTCTACAAGAACTATTTTGGGAGCTCAGTTTAACATGACTTCCCCTTCCCAGACCAAGCTCCGAAAATCGCCAGCATCCCGTGGTCCCCCAAACAAAGCAGCTATGCCACACACCCCCACTCCTAAAGACGGCAAAATTCACCATCGCTTAAAGGATTCTTTCATAACATCAGCTAAAGTCCTCACGGTACAAGGAGATGGGAAAAAAAGTGCTACAAACTCTACCCACTTAAATGCCACCCATAATCAGCAAAGAAGCTCTACACAATATGGAACTCACTGGCAAGCAACCAAGAGGTCTAATACTACTAAGAGCCATCTATTGGGAGAGTCTTCCCAGAAGAGACTGAGCATCAGGAAAGCACCGACCCCTCCTAGCAAGATCAAGAGTGCAATGAGGTCTACAATGAAGAACCCATCTGCCCGATATCAAAGCCCACCACATTTACATCATAGAAATGTGACTGCAAAACCTGGAACCAGACATTTCCAGTACTCAAATAACGTAACAGAACCGTCCACCAGCACCAAATCACACCGGGCTGTCACACCTCCGCTGAGACATGCTTTAAAATTTGGTCAAAAGAACACCCCGACAGCCGCAGATAAAGTAAAACATTTCCAGCTGGACACACAGGCCATGACGCAGCTCAACAGGCAACTGAAAGAAAATGCAAATGCCACGTCGGTATTGTTTAATACTGTAATAAATAACAATTCTAACTCCTTCGCTAATAATCCCTTCCGTACCGCTCAATCATATCCAATTTTTACATCAACACATGGGAGAAGGACAATATTGTATGAACGGAATTCTCTGAATACCCAAGATCATGTATTGAGCTCAGAAAACATGACCTTGGTGCCTCAAATGGATAAGCTTATAAACATCTCAAGGACTGGAATTTTTAGAGGATTAAATTCACCAGGGGCACAAAAATCCAGAATAATTCAAGAGTTCAAATCAGATGTAAATGTAGGGATACCAGATGGAAAGGTGATACATAACCATACCAAACCAAACTGGAGAGAAACGGTCTCCTCAACAGAACTTTCTTGGCTCACTCAGGATGAAAGTGTTCCGTTCCGACCTGAAATAACCACACAGGTCGGCCTAAGTGAGCCTACATGGACGGACACCATGGTCACTCAAACTGAAAGAACTTCTGATAAACAAACCCATCTAGATGTCCATTCTCATGGGCGGGTGGAAGCTTTTACGCAGGTTCATAGTCGAGTGAGGACAACTGTCCAAGCAGAAGTAAAAATGCAAAGTGATACAGGACAAGAGGACCAGGCTGGGTCAGATTTGGTGGCACACAGACAAATTCAGCCTAACTGGCCACATTTCCACAGACATAGACATCCAGAGCTAAGTTTACAGAATCAAACTGGAAATAACACCTTATCTCAGCATAAACGAACGTCACAAATAAGACCAGGAGGTTCAGAACTAGGCAAAcaccatttaaaatatatacacaactaCACCCGACCACATTCACCTGAGTATAATGAACACCTGCTAGAACAACAGATACAAACAACTCCATTTTCCCCAGCACAAATACATCCAGACATACAGGAACAGCCAGAGTCAACCACACAAATACAACCAAGCCATCAAAATCAACCACGATTCCAGACCGAGCCAACACCAAATATCCAGAAGCATGTAACCATTCAAAAGGATGTTAGTTTAAATACAGATCTATTAAACGTCTTGTCTCACTTAAGCATTGTACAGGAGAAACACACAGAACCTGAAGTAACCACACAAAGTCTTTCAACACCACttacaacaacacaaacacaactAAGTAGCCATAGTTTGCTGAACCTAACTTCACAGGGTCAAGTTGATCTAGCAATACAAACCCAACAGGCGGTAacctcatataatgaatcattgaTTACATATAGTCAACCAGAACTGCACAAACTAAACAGTCTGGAAAAAGAGAGCCAATCAGAGATCAACACAAAATTATTAACCCAAAAACATCCAATAACTTTGACAAAATAccacacaaaacaaacaatagcatataatatagccacaaatACCCAGCTGGAACTGACCACACAATTCCAGCCGGAGCTAACCACACAGACCAAGCAACATCATACCCAGCTGGAGGTAACTACATATATCCAACCACAAGTAATCAAATACACCCGGTCAAAGATAACCACATCAACCCATCCAGAACTAACCACACATACTGAGCTAGACTTAACCCTAATCTCACAGGCAGAGGTTACAACACATTCCCAGCCAAAGATAACCTCACAGACCCCACCAGAGCTAATGGTGAGCACCCAACCAGGGCTACGAAGACAAAGCCAACCAGAGCAACACACACAGAGCCAACCAGAGCAACACACACAGAGCCAACCAGCGCAACCAAGACAGAGCCAACCAGCGCAACCAAGACAGAGCCAACCAGAGCAACAAACACAGAGCCAACCAGAGCAACACACACAGAGCCAACCAGAGCAACACACACAGAGCCAACCAGAGCAACAAACACAGAGCCAACCAGAGCAACACACACAGAGCCAACCAGAGCAACACACACAGAGCCAACCAGAGCAACAAACACAGAGCCAACCAGAGCAACACACACAGAGCCAACCAGAGCAACAAACACAGAGCCAACCAGAGCAACACACACAGAGCCAACCAGAGCAACACACACAGAGCCAACCAGAGCAACAAACACAGAGCCAACCAGAGCAACACACACAGAGCCAACCAGAGCAACACACACAGAGCCAACCAGAGCAACAAACACAGAGCCAACCAGAGCAACAAACACAGAGCCAACCAGAGCAACACACACAGAGCCAACCAGCGCAACCAAGACAGAGCCAACCAGAGCAACACACACAGAGCCAACCAGAGCAACAAACACAGAGCCAACCAGCGCAACCAAGACAGAGCCAACCAGCGCAACCAAGACAGAGCCAACCAGCGCAACCAAGACAGAGCCAACCAGAGCAACAAACACAGAGCCAACCAGAGCAACAAACACAGAGCCAACCAGAGCAACACACACAGAGCCAACCAGAGCAACACACACAGAGCCAGCCAGAGCAACACACACAGAGCCAGCCAGAGCAACACACACAGAGCCAACCAGCGCAACCAAGACAGAGCCAACCAGAGCAACACACACAGAGCCAGCCAGAGCAACACACACAGAGCCAACCAGAGCAACACACACAGAGCCAACCAGAGCAACACACACAGAGCCAACCAGAGCAACACACACAGAGCCAACCAGAGCAACACACACAGAGCCAGCCAGAGCAACACACACAGAGCCAGCCAGAGCAACACACACAGAGCCAACCAGCGCAACACACACAGAGCCAACCAGAGCAACAAACACAGAGCCAACCAGAGCAACACACACAAAGCCAACCAGAGCAACACACACAGAGCCAACCAGAGCAACACACACAGAGCCAACCAGAACTAACCAAACACACCCAGCAACAGCTATCTAGAAACATCTGGCCAGTGTTATTTACACAAGCACTGCCTGACCTAGTAAGAAATAACCTATTGGGGGAAGTCACACAGACACTTCCTCATGTTATCACAGGGGCCCAACCACTGCTCACCACACAGAGCTCACCAAACCTTGTAACATTAATACATATCAATGAAAGACAACCAGAACCAATCACAGATAGCCAGTCTAAACTAAATGAGCCAAGACCAACTACACAAAGCAAGACAGATTTTCCTACACAAACAGAACCAATCACGAAGACCAAGACAAGACCACCCACACAAACTGGACCAAtaacagaaagggggacaggatcACCCACACAAACTGAACCAATaacagaaagggagacaggatcaCCCACACAAACAGAACCAATCACAGAGACCACGACTGAGTCACTCACACAAACTGAATCGATACCAGAAAACAATACAGAATTACCTACACAAACACAGCCAATCATAAACACCAAGATAGGattacccacgcaaacacaaccAATCACAAATACAAAGATAGGATCACCTACACAAACTGATCAAGTGTCAAACAGCAAATCAGAAGTCGCCACACAAACCGAACCAGTCACAAAGAGCAAGGCAGAAACAcgcacacaaacagagagaatCAGAAACAGCAAATCAGTGCCAACTACGCAGCATAATGTGGAATCCACCACACACAGTGAGCCAATTACaagtaaagaaacaaaatataccACATATACAAAACTAATCATAGCAAACAAAACTGAATCACTTACACAAACAAGTATAGTGAGCCACAGAAGAAATACAACAGAACAAACGTCTGGGAGCATGACAGAAGCAACCATTCAAACTCAACCAAACACCCTTCTAGAACTAACCACACCTCATCATATTCAATCTCCAACTCACAGAGAACAAATAAAATCAACACAGACACAACCAGACCTGAGTACTCAGGCGTATCACCAACAAACCACAAGGGCCAGGCCAGAGTTGATTACCAAGGACGAACCTGGCATGCAAACATCAAAAAAGCAAGCAACCTccattccagagattccaagtaTAAGTGACCGCCATTTTACGTCAGACATGACGTCAAGGAATAGGACTGAGGCATCTAGCCCATCACAAACTAGTGGTCCGCAAAGTCCTTCTCAAAATGGTATATGGGACTCTGGAGTAACTCTAGGTTGGGATATGGGAGATTTTTACCCCACATCAAGACATACTTCCGACAGTCCCAATGGTCTTACTACGAAAGCAAAGAGCTATGAACCTGAAGACTCTGGGTCAACCAAATCATTACCTTCACCACAATCCAACACCTTCACCCCTCAGACACTTGGTGAGGTGATGTCTGCTCAGCCCGGAAGAGACAGGATCTTCATTGTAGATGAGCAACAACCGGTCTTTAAAG ATCACACAGTGACATCATCTGTCTCAATCCTCTTCTCCATCAGTGCAAACAATTAA